Proteins from a genomic interval of Rosa chinensis cultivar Old Blush chromosome 2, RchiOBHm-V2, whole genome shotgun sequence:
- the LOC112189007 gene encoding peroxidase 55 isoform X1 — protein MEVWRGLLLIVVTVMMMIDMQGRGSEAQLVENFYSSSCPNVESIVKQAVSTKFSQTFTTIPATLRLFFHDCFVEGCDASVMISSPNGDAEKDSSDNLSLAGDGFDTVIKAKQAVEAQCPAVVSCADILALATRDVVVLGGGPDFNVELGRRDGLVSKASRVAGNLPEPSFDLKQLNTMFAKHNLTQTDVIALSGAHTLGFSHCNRFANRLYSFSSSSVVDPSLDPDYAKQLMSACPQDVDPSIAIDMDPQTPRTFDNAYYQNLVAGKGLFTSDEVLFSDSASQSTVVDFANSPGEFSGAFITAMRKLGRIDVKTGGQGEIRTDCTAFNS, from the exons ATGGAGGTGTGGAGAGGGTTACTGTTAATAGTGGTTacggtgatgatgatgattgataTGCAGGGAAGAGGATCAGAAGCACAATTAGTTGAAAATTTTTACAGCTCTAGTTGTCCAAACGTTGAATCCATAGTGAAGCAGGCAGTTTCTACAAAATTCAGCCAAACCTTCACGACAATTCCGGCTACTCTACGACTCTTTTTTCATGACTGCTTTGTGGAG GGATGCGATGCCTCGGTCATGATATCATCACCAAATGGGGATGCAGAGAAGGACTCGTCGGATAATCTTTCATTGGCTGGAGATGGGTTTGACACCGTCATCAAGGCTAAGCAAGCCGTCGAAGCGCAATGCCCTGCCGTCGTTTCTTGTGCTGACATTCTGGCTCTTGCTACCCGCGACGTTGTAGTTCTT GGTGGAGGTCCGGACTTCAACGTAGAATTGGGACGTCGAGATGGACTAGTCTCCAAAGCCTCACGGGTCGCCGGAAACTTGCCGGAACCATCATTTGATCTTAAACAACTCAACACTATGTTTGCCAAACACAACCTAACCCAAACCGACGTCATTGCATTATCCGGAGCACATACTCTAGGGTTTTCACACTGCAACCGCTTCGCCAACCGCTTGTATTCATTCTCGTCATCCTCCGTCGTTGACCCGTCGTTGGATCCCGACTACGCCAAGCAGCTGATGTCAGCCTGCCCTCAGGATGTGGACCCCAGCATAGCCATCGACATGGACCCTCAAACCCCACGAACGTTTGAC AACGCGTATTACCAGAACTTGGTTGCCGGAAAGGGCTTGTTTACCTCGGACGAGGTTCTTTTCTCGGACTCGGCGTCTCAGTCTACTGTCGTGGACTTTGCTAACAGCCCCGGTGAGTTTAGTGGAGCCTTCATCACTGCCATGAGGAAGCTCGGCAGGATCGACGTTAAGACTGGTGGTCAAGGGGAGATTAGGACGGATTGCACAGCCTTCAATTCATGA
- the LOC112189007 gene encoding peroxidase 55 isoform X2 — protein sequence MEVWRGLLLIVVTVMMMIDMQGRGSEAQLVENFYSSSCPNVESIVKQAVSTKFSQTFTTIPATLRLFFHDCFVEGCDASVMISSPNGDAEKDSSDNLSLAGDGFDTVIKAKQAVEAQCPAVVSCADILALATRDVVVLGGGPDFNVELGRRDGLVSKASRVAGNLPEPSFDLKQLNTMFAKHNLTQTDVIALSGAHTLGFSHCNRFANRLYSFSSSSVVDPSLDPDYAKQLMSACPQDVDPSIAIDMDPQTPRTFDNAYYQNLVAGKGLFTSDEVLFSDSASQSTVVDFANSPGEFSGAFITAMRKLGRIDVKTGGQGEIRTDCTAFNS from the exons ATGGAGGTGTGGAGAGGGTTACTGTTAATAGTGGTTacggtgatgatgatgattgataTGCAGGGAAGAGGATCAGAAGCACAATTAGTTGAAAATTTTTACAGCTCTAGTTGTCCAAACGTTGAATCCATAGTGAAGCAGGCAGTTTCTACAAAATTCAGCCAAACCTTCACGACAATTCCGGCTACTCTACGACTCTTTTTTCATGACTGCTTTGTGGAG GGATGCGATGCCTCGGTCATGATATCATCACCAAATGGGGATGCAGAGAAGGACTCGTCGGATAATCTTTCATTGGCTGGAGATGGGTTTGACACCGTCATCAAGGCTAAGCAAGCCGTCGAAGCGCAATGCCCTGCCGTCGTTTCTTGTGCTGACATTCTGGCTCTTGCTACCCGCGACGTTGTAGTTCTT GGTGGAGGTCCGGACTTCAACGTAGAATTGGGACGTCGAGATGGACTAGTCTCCAAAGCCTCACGGGTCGCCGGAAACTTGCCGGAACCATCATTTGATCTTAAACAACTCAACACTATGTTTGCCAAACACAACCTAACCCAAACCGACGTCATTGCATTATCCGGAGCACATACTCTAGGGTTTTCACACTGCAACCGCTTCGCCAACCGCTTGTATTCATTCTCGTCATCCTCCGTCGTTGACCCGTCGTTGGATCCCGACTACGCCAAGCAGCTGATGTCAGCCTGCCCTCAGGATGTGGACCCCAGCATAGCCATCGACATGGACCCTCAAACCCCACGAA cgtTTGACAACGCGTATTACCAGAACTTGGTTGCCGGAAAGGGCTTGTTTACCTCGGACGAGGTTCTTTTCTCGGACTCGGCGTCTCAGTCTACTGTCGTGGACTTTGCTAACAGCCCCGGTGAGTTTAGTGGAGCCTTCATCACTGCCATGAGGAAGCTCGGCAGGATCGACGTTAAGACTGGTGGTCAAGGGGAGATTAGGACGGATTGCACAGCCTTCAATTCATGA
- the LOC112187396 gene encoding peroxidase 55 yields the protein MEVWRGLLVISGLVLMMIDMQGRGSEARLAENFYSSSCPNVEFIVKQAVSTKLSQNPPTIPGTLRLFFHDCFIEGCDASIMIASSNGDAEKDYSDNLSLAGDGFDTVVKAKQAVEAQCPGIVSCADILALAARDVVVLAGGPTFNVELGRRDGLISKASRVPGNLPESFFNLKQLNTMFAKHNLSQTDVIALSGAHTLGFSHCSRFASRLYSFSNSSAVDPSLDPGYAKQLMSTCPRDVGTSIPVNLDPTPQTFDNAYYQNLVARKGLLTSDEVLFSDSASKPTVIDFANNPGNFNGAFIAAMRKLGRVGVKTGNEGEIRKDCAAFNHDHGDS from the exons ATGGAGGTATGGAGAGGCTTGTTGGTGATTTCGGGTTTGGTTTTGATGATGATTGATATGCAGGGGAGGGGATCAGAAGCACGTTTAGCAGAAAACTTCTACAGCTCTAGTTGTCCAAATGTTGAATTCATAGTGAAGCAAGCCGTCTCTACGAAACTCAGCCAAAACCCTCCAACAATTCCGGGTACTCTGCGACTGTTTTTCCATGACTGCTTTATTGAG GGATGCGATGCCTCGATAATGATTGCTTCATCAAATGGGGATGCAGAGAAGGATTATTCAGATAATCTTTCTTTGGCCGGAGATGGATTTGACACCGTAGTCAAGGCTAAGCAAGCAGTCGAAGCACAATGCCCTGGCATCGTCTCTTGTGCCGACATTTTGGCACTGGCTGCCCGAGATGTTGTAGTCCTA GCCGGAGGCCCTACGTTTAATGTAGAATTGGGGCGTCGAGATGGACTGATCTCGAAAGCCTCTCGGGTCCCTGGCAATTTGCCTGAATCATTTTTTAACCTGAAGCAACTCAACACCATGTTTGCCAAACACAACCTTTCCCAAACTGATGTTATTGCACTGTCGGGAGCGCATACACTAGGCTTTTCGCACTGCAGCCGCTTTGCAAGCCGTTTGTACTCATTTTCAAACTCATCTGCCGTTGACCCTTCTTTGGATCCAGGCTACGCCAAGCAGCTGATGTCAACTTGCCCGCGAGATGTGGGCACCAGCATACCTGTCAACCTGGACCCAACTCCACAAACATTTGACAATGCTTATTACCAGAACTTGGTTGCAAGGAAGGGCTTGTTGACTTCAGATGAGGTTCTGTTCTCTGACTCTGCTTCTAAGCCTACTGTCATAGATTTTGCCAACAACCCTGGTAACTTCAATGGAGCCTTCATCGCCGCAATGAGGAAGCTTGGCAGGGTCGGTGTGAAGACTGGTAATGAAGGCGAGATAAGGAAAGACTGCGCTGCGTTCAATCATGATCATGGTGATAGCTAG
- the LOC112187395 gene encoding protein NUCLEAR FUSION DEFECTIVE 4 — MEKLKSFLSNRWLVFVAAMWVQSCAGIGYLFGSISPVIKSSLNYNQRQIARLGVAKDLGDSVGFLAGTLCEVLPLWAALLIGALKNFVGYGWVWLIVTGRAPPLPLWAMCILIFVGTNGETYFNTAALVSCVQNFPKSRGPVVGILKGFAGLGGAILTQIYAIMHSPDHASLIFMVAVGPAMVIIALMFIVRPVGGHKQVRPTDDMSFTFIYSVCLLLAAYLMGVMLVEDLVDLSHSVIIIFTVVLFVLLLVPIVIPISLSFFNPEPRIPEEEALLSATLKQEAGKSEADANEVIFSEVEDEKPKEVDLLPALERQKRIAQLQTKLFQAAAEGAVRVKRRRGPRRGEDFTLTQALIKADFWLIFFSLLLGSGSGLTVIDNLGQMSQSLGYDNTHIFVSMISIWNFLGRVGGGYFSEIIVRDYAYPRPVAMAVAQLIMAVGHLFIAFGWPGAMHIATILIGLGYGAHWAIVPAAASELFGLKKFGALYNFLTLANPAGSLVFSGLIASSIYDREAEKQAHQPHLVHQIPGSIFQGIPGQDAPKCHGAICFFLTSVIMSVFCVIAFLLSMILVRRTKIVYTNLYGKSRSSGLS, encoded by the exons ATGGAGAAGTTGAAGTCGTTTCTGAGCAACAGATGGCTGGTTTTTGTGGCGGCAATGTGGGTGCAATCCTGTGCGGGAATTGGGTACTTGTTTGGGAGCATATCACCGGTGATCAAGAGCTCGTTGAACTATAATCAGAGGCAGATTGCCAGGCTTGGTGTGGCTAAGGACCTCGGGGACAGTGTTGGGTTTTTGGCTGGGACCTTGTGTGAGGTTTTGCCTTTGTGGGCTGCTTTGCTTATTGGCGCTTTGAAGAATTTTGTAGGCTATGGCTGGGTTTGGCTTATTGTCACTGGTAGAGCTCCTCCTTTGCCTCTCTGGGCT ATGTGCATTCTCATATTTGTGGGAACAAATGGTGAAACCTACTTCAATACAGCTGCTCTTGTTTCTTGTGTACAAAACTTCCCAAAAAGTCGGGGTCCTGTGGTTGGAATTCTAAAGGGCTTTGCTGGGTTGGGTGGCGCAATTTTGACTCAGATATATGCGATAATGCATTCCCCAGATCATGCATCTCTGATTTTCATGGTTGCAGTTGGTCCAGCAATGGTCATTATCGCTTTAATGTTTATTGTCAGACCAGTTGGAGGTCACAAACAAGTCCGGCCAACTGATGACATGAGCTTCACATTTATCTACAGTGTGTGCCTCCTGTTGGCTGCTTACTTGATGGGGGTCATGCTAGTTGAAGATCTAGTTGATTTGAGCCACTCTGTGATCATTATTTTTACTGTGGTTTTGTTTGTCCTCCTCTTGGTTCCCATTGTGATTCCTATTTCATTGAGTTTCTTCAACCCAGAGCCAAGAATTCCAGAAGAGGAGGCACTTCTGTCTGCTACACTGAAACAAGAAGCAGGCAAATCTGAAGCAGATGCTAATGAGGTAATATTCAGTGAGGTGGAAGATGAGAAGCCTAAAGAAGTTGACTTGCTTCCAGCATTGGAAAGGCAAAAACGAATCGCCCAATTGCAAACAAAACTATTCCAAGCGGCTGCAGAAGGAGCAGTCAGGGTCAAGAGGAGGAGGGGTCCACGTAGAGGGGAAGACTTCACCTTGACACAAGCTTTGATCAAAGCAGACTTCTGGcttatttttttctcacttctCTTGGGTTCTGGATCTGGTTTGACAGTGATTGATAATCTTGGTCAGATGAGCCAGTCTCTAGGTTATGATAATACACATATATTTGTATCAATGATCAGCATTTGGAACTTTCTTGGTCGTGTTGGCGGTGGTTACTTCTCTGAGATTATTGTGAG GGACTACGCTTATCCAAGACCGGTAGCAATGGCTGTGGCACAACTCATAATGGCAGTTGGGCATCTCTTCATTGCTTTTGGATGGCCTGGGGCAATGCACATTGCTACCATCTTGATTGGGCTAGGCTATGGGGCTCATTGGGCAATTGTGCCAGCTGCTGCCTCTGAATTGTTTGGCTTGAAAAAGTTTGGGGCTTTATACAATTTCCTCACACTGGCAAACCCTGCTGGTAGTTTAGTCTTTTCTGGTCTGATTGCTAGCAGTATATATGACCGTGAAGCAGAGAAGCAAGCTCATCAGCCTCATCTCGTGCATCAGATTCCAGGATCAATTTTCCAAGGGATTCCTGGACAGGATGCACCGAAGTGTCATGGTGCGATATGCTTCTTCTTAACTTCGGTAATAATGTCCGTATTCTGTGTTATTGCATTTCTTTTGAGCATGATTCTGGTACGTAGGACTAAGATTGTATATACCAATCTCTATGGAAAGTCCCGTTCATCTGGGCTTTCATAA
- the LOC112187151 gene encoding uncharacterized protein LOC112187151 → MSDWGPVFIAVVLFILLTPGLLIQIPGKSRFVEFGNFQTSGVSILVHSIIYFTLICIFLLAIGVHMYVGS, encoded by the coding sequence ATGTCGGATTGGGGGCCAGTTTTCATAGCAGTGGTGCTGTTCATTCTGTTAACTCCAGGGCTGCTGATTCAGATACCTGGGAAAAGCCGGTTCGTCGAGTTTGGCAATTTTCAGACTAGTGGAGTATCAATTCTGGTTCATTCCATCATCTACTTTACTCTCATCTGTATCTTCTTGTTGGCTATTGGAGTCCACATGTATGTTGGTTCTTAA
- the LOC112187148 gene encoding uncharacterized protein LOC112187148, whose translation MPLLCSYSSAEQSKELADQTERTSFRMKDYAALLIASALFAFLSPGLVFQMPGKERPFAFMNMKTSVASMFLHTVIYGLLMILFLVVLDIHIYA comes from the coding sequence ATGCCCCTTCTCTGTTCTTATTCTTCTGCTGAGCAGAGTAAGGAGCTAGCTGATCAAACTGAGAGGACTTCATTTAGGATGAAAGACTATGCTGCTCTTCTGATAGCTTCGGCGCTGTTTGCATTTTTGTCACCAGGATTGGTGTTTCAAATGCCTGGGAAGGAGCGTCCCTTCGCATTCATGAACATGAAGACGAGCGTCGCCTCCATGTTCTTGCACACTGTAATCTATGGTTTGCTCATGATTCTGTTTCTTGTTGTTCTCGACATTCACATCTATGCTTAG
- the LOC112187150 gene encoding uncharacterized protein LOC112187150 has product MMSADWGPVVVAVVLFILLSPGLLFQLPARTRVMEFGNMMTSGIAILVHAIIYFCILTILIIAIGIHIHIN; this is encoded by the coding sequence ATGATGAGTGCTGATTGGGGGCCGGTCGTTGTTGCGGTGGTCTTGTTCATTCTCTTGTCGCCGGGGCTGCTATTCCAATTACCGGCAAGGACGAGGGTGATGGAGTTCGGAAACATGATGACAAGCGGGATTGCTATCCTGGTTCATGCCATCATATACTTCTGCATACTTACTATCTTGATCATTGCAATTGGTATTCACATACATATCAACTAA
- the LOC112187149 gene encoding uncharacterized protein LOC112187149, whose protein sequence is MADWGPVLIAVVLFVLLTPGLLFQLPGNSRVVEFNNMQTSGVSILVHTIIYFALITVFLIAIGVHIYTGGGG, encoded by the coding sequence ATGGCGGATTGGGGGCCGGTGTTGATAGCGGTGGTGCTGTTCGTACTGTTAACTCCAGGATTGCTGTTCCAGCTACCCGGGAACAGCCGAGTGGTGGAGTTTAACAACATGCAGACGAGtggagtttccattttggtgcaCACCATCATTTACTTTGCACTCATCACCGTCTTTCTCATAGCTATTGGTGTTCACATCTACACCGGCGGCGGCGGCTAG